The following proteins are encoded in a genomic region of Sulfurimonas sp. HSL3-7:
- the efp gene encoding elongation factor P, whose translation MATIGMGDIKKGVRLEISGVPYKVVEFQHVKPGKGAAFVRCKVKSFINGKVVEKTIHAGDKFEVPNLEYKTMQYLYDDGEMLQFMDNETYDQLGLTYEQCEDAMKWLKDGTNVDIINYNGKAISVEAPAVMELVITDTPPNFKGDTSSGSKKPATLETGAVVQVPYHVLEGDLIRVNTVDGEYLEKVK comes from the coding sequence ATGGCAACAATCGGTATGGGAGATATCAAAAAAGGTGTCCGTTTAGAAATTTCAGGCGTACCGTACAAGGTCGTTGAATTTCAACATGTCAAACCGGGTAAAGGTGCTGCTTTTGTACGTTGTAAAGTCAAAAGTTTCATAAACGGTAAAGTGGTTGAAAAGACGATTCACGCAGGTGACAAGTTCGAAGTTCCGAATCTTGAATACAAAACGATGCAATATCTTTATGATGATGGTGAGATGCTGCAGTTCATGGACAATGAAACTTACGATCAGCTCGGTCTTACCTATGAGCAGTGCGAAGATGCGATGAAGTGGCTCAAAGACGGTACCAATGTCGATATTATCAACTACAACGGCAAAGCGATCTCTGTCGAAGCACCGGCCGTGATGGAGCTGGTTATCACCGATACGCCGCCGAACTTCAAAGGCGATACTTCAAGCGGTTCCAAAAAACCTGCGACACTGGAGACAGGTGCAGTCGTTCAGGTTCCTTACCATGTTCTTGAGGGCGATCTTATCCGCGTCAACACGGTTGATGGCGAGTACCTCGAAAAAGTAAAGTAA
- a CDS encoding DUF3862 domain-containing protein has protein sequence MKKSYLVMAAALFLLSGCSKVTKENYDKIKVGMSYDEVVALIGKPEGCDEIFGVTSCEWKSGKAEVKAKFISDQVTYTTASGLK, from the coding sequence ATGAAAAAAAGTTATCTTGTTATGGCTGCTGCGCTATTTTTACTGAGCGGCTGCAGTAAAGTGACCAAAGAAAATTACGATAAAATCAAAGTCGGCATGTCATACGATGAAGTTGTTGCACTGATAGGAAAACCCGAAGGCTGCGATGAGATCTTCGGCGTCACCAGCTGCGAATGGAAAAGCGGCAAGGCGGAAGTCAAGGCAAAGTTCATCTCCGATCAAGTGACATACACAACCGCAAGCGGCCTTAAATAG
- the metE gene encoding 5-methyltetrahydropteroyltriglutamate--homocysteine S-methyltransferase: MPKNSVLGFPRIGEKRELKFALENYWSQKCDFSDVEKIAKELKQRHWNYQKEAGIELISCNDFSYYDLMLDTTVMLGAIPSRFRDISDPTDLYFAMARGDKEHTAMQMTKWFNTNYHYIVPELNSQMPFTLNTEKVVGELHEAREACISPKVNLIGPLTYLALAKDDNGTDTLEHFDNLLVLYAELLSTLAQNGAEYVQIDEPIFATDVDAEMLSLLKIAYEKLAKVSDKIKLIVTTYFNHSVEATNVLVHTPVYGIGLDLLYGKKSLESLDTIALSGKQLFAGVIDGRNVWRNDIEKTKQLLETIATHIDREKITIATSCSLLHTPYTLRYEEKLENEVKSWLAFALEKLDEINLLTKLFFNGRLTAEEEAALEENRRANISRQHSKTIHDEKVQKRIAGAVAVERATPYEQRIKIQREELGYADLATTTIGSFPQTTELRQARREFKNGAIDRSSYESVMKQYIDECVAFQESVGLDVLVHGEPERNDMVEYFGEMLEGFAFSQNGWVQSYGSRCVKPPLIFGDVSRPKAMTLYWSQYAQSKTHKHMKGMLTGPVTILNWSFVRDDKPRSEVAKQIAVAISDEVDDLQNGGIKIIQIDEAAFKEGYPLRKEQISAYEKWALESFKISVASADAATQIHTHMCYSNFNDIMPTIEAMGADVITIETARSGNRLLRIFKETGYRQEVGPGIYDIHSPRIPTVDEMVGQIKALQEVLPQQQLWINPDCGLKTRKWEEVRPSLKNMVEAVHIVRKETAS, translated from the coding sequence ATGCCAAAAAACAGCGTACTAGGATTTCCGAGAATCGGAGAAAAACGTGAACTCAAGTTTGCACTTGAGAACTATTGGAGTCAAAAATGTGACTTCTCGGACGTCGAAAAAATTGCCAAAGAGCTGAAACAGCGTCACTGGAACTATCAAAAAGAGGCGGGAATAGAGCTGATCAGCTGTAACGACTTCTCCTACTATGACCTGATGTTGGATACGACCGTTATGCTCGGAGCGATCCCCTCCCGTTTTCGTGATATCAGTGATCCGACCGATCTCTATTTTGCCATGGCACGCGGCGACAAAGAGCACACGGCAATGCAGATGACCAAATGGTTCAACACCAACTACCACTATATCGTTCCCGAGCTCAACAGTCAGATGCCCTTTACCCTCAATACCGAAAAAGTAGTGGGCGAATTACACGAAGCCCGTGAAGCATGTATTTCGCCGAAGGTCAACCTTATCGGACCGCTTACCTACCTCGCGCTGGCCAAAGACGACAACGGTACCGATACGCTGGAGCATTTTGACAACCTGCTGGTGCTCTATGCAGAGCTGCTGAGCACTCTTGCCCAGAACGGTGCCGAGTATGTTCAGATCGACGAACCGATCTTTGCTACCGATGTCGACGCTGAAATGCTTTCACTGCTGAAGATCGCCTATGAAAAACTGGCCAAGGTATCAGACAAAATAAAACTGATCGTAACCACCTATTTTAACCACTCCGTCGAAGCGACCAATGTCCTTGTACACACCCCTGTTTACGGGATCGGACTTGACCTTCTTTACGGTAAGAAAAGCCTTGAGTCGCTTGACACTATTGCACTTAGCGGCAAGCAGCTGTTCGCCGGCGTTATCGACGGCCGCAACGTCTGGCGCAACGACATCGAAAAGACGAAACAGCTGTTGGAAACGATAGCAACGCATATCGACAGGGAGAAGATTACTATCGCAACTTCCTGTTCCCTTCTTCACACTCCGTACACGCTCAGGTATGAAGAGAAGCTGGAGAATGAAGTCAAATCCTGGCTCGCTTTCGCGCTCGAAAAACTGGACGAGATCAACCTTCTGACCAAGCTCTTCTTTAACGGCAGGCTCACAGCGGAAGAAGAGGCGGCGTTGGAAGAGAACAGACGTGCCAATATCAGCCGACAGCACTCCAAAACCATTCATGACGAGAAAGTTCAAAAGCGCATTGCGGGCGCTGTTGCCGTTGAACGCGCCACCCCTTATGAACAGCGTATCAAGATTCAGCGCGAAGAGCTCGGCTACGCCGATCTTGCAACGACCACCATCGGTTCTTTCCCGCAGACGACAGAACTCCGTCAAGCACGTCGGGAGTTCAAAAACGGGGCCATTGACCGGTCTTCCTACGAGTCCGTGATGAAACAGTACATTGATGAATGTGTCGCATTCCAGGAGTCCGTCGGACTGGACGTCCTGGTCCACGGCGAGCCGGAACGCAATGATATGGTCGAGTATTTCGGCGAAATGCTCGAAGGTTTTGCCTTCTCCCAAAACGGCTGGGTGCAGAGCTACGGCAGCCGCTGTGTCAAACCGCCCCTGATCTTCGGTGATGTCAGCCGTCCGAAAGCGATGACGCTCTATTGGTCGCAATATGCGCAATCCAAGACACACAAACATATGAAAGGGATGTTGACGGGTCCGGTGACGATCCTTAACTGGTCCTTTGTACGCGATGACAAACCGCGCTCCGAAGTGGCAAAACAGATCGCGGTTGCTATCAGTGACGAGGTCGACGATCTACAAAACGGCGGTATCAAGATCATCCAGATCGATGAAGCCGCCTTCAAAGAGGGGTATCCGCTGCGCAAAGAGCAGATAAGTGCCTACGAAAAGTGGGCACTTGAGAGCTTTAAGATTTCCGTCGCATCGGCCGATGCCGCCACGCAGATCCATACCCACATGTGTTACAGCAATTTTAACGACATTATGCCGACGATCGAAGCGATGGGGGCCGATGTCATCACCATCGAAACAGCGCGCAGCGGCAACCGTCTGCTACGCATCTTCAAAGAGACCGGCTACAGGCAGGAGGTGGGTCCCGGTATCTACGACATCCACTCGCCGCGTATCCCGACAGTCGACGAGATGGTCGGACAGATCAAAGCCCTGCAGGAGGTGTTACCGCAGCAACAGCTCTGGATCAATCCGGACTGCGGCCTTAAGACACGGAAATGGGAGGAGGTCAGACCGAGCCTTAAAAACATGGTCGAAGCCGTCCACATTGTTCGTAAAGAGACCGCTTCGTAA
- a CDS encoding efflux RND transporter periplasmic adaptor subunit, which yields MKKLALLLALAGSLLAEGLTLSGTVISDNEKMITSRFMGFVTTVKANEGDYVKKGTLLYSIDSKEIDASIARVQLGISQAQLALQMNQNQLNNVRLNLARHKRLLEKNMVSKYEVENLELAAKNMEDMVAISKKQVEQANAQLKEVKNQYKYLHIKAPNNGVIIAKNIKVGEMAMPGMPAYVLSDLDSLKITADIAESDLKRIKVGTAVDVTIPSVGVTSTGKISAIIPSSNPMTHSFRIKIAFENKTKETVYPGMYATIVVK from the coding sequence ATGAAAAAACTAGCACTACTACTCGCACTGGCCGGTTCACTTCTGGCAGAGGGGTTGACCCTTTCAGGTACGGTTATCTCGGATAACGAAAAAATGATCACAAGCCGTTTTATGGGATTTGTCACTACTGTCAAGGCGAACGAAGGTGATTACGTCAAAAAGGGGACCCTTCTCTACTCCATCGACTCCAAAGAGATCGATGCCTCCATCGCCCGTGTTCAACTCGGCATCTCGCAAGCACAGCTGGCGCTGCAGATGAACCAGAACCAGCTTAACAACGTACGTCTTAACCTTGCACGCCACAAACGTCTTTTGGAAAAGAACATGGTCTCCAAATATGAGGTCGAAAACCTTGAACTTGCCGCAAAAAACATGGAAGACATGGTCGCCATCAGCAAAAAACAGGTCGAACAGGCCAACGCACAGCTCAAAGAGGTTAAAAACCAGTACAAATATCTTCATATTAAAGCACCGAACAACGGCGTAATCATTGCCAAGAACATCAAGGTCGGCGAAATGGCGATGCCGGGGATGCCTGCCTATGTCCTCTCCGATCTCGATTCGCTTAAGATCACAGCCGATATTGCAGAAAGCGATCTAAAACGTATAAAAGTCGGGACAGCCGTCGATGTCACAATCCCTTCCGTCGGCGTTACGTCTACCGGTAAGATCTCTGCGATCATCCCAAGCTCAAATCCGATGACCCACTCTTTCCGTATCAAGATCGCTTTTGAGAACAAAACAAAAGAGACGGTCTACCCGGGTATGTATGCCACTATCGTTGTCAAATAA
- a CDS encoding DJ-1 family glyoxalase III, producing MPKVLVPLAEGFEEIEAVSLIDIMRRGGIKVLVCALDENMDVTGANGITLKAEGSVAGIGADDIDMVVLPGGWGGTNRLAEDANVQNLLKAMDAKGKQIGAMCAAPFALNAAGVLKGNYTCYPSVENEIRKEGYQGDRYQVVEDANVMTSRGPGTAICFGLAIVKKLMGEEKYNAVREGTLSTYCDTIA from the coding sequence ATGCCGAAAGTATTAGTCCCGTTAGCGGAGGGATTTGAGGAGATCGAAGCGGTCTCGCTGATCGACATTATGCGCCGCGGCGGTATCAAGGTGTTGGTGTGCGCTTTGGATGAGAACATGGATGTTACCGGGGCCAACGGGATTACGCTCAAAGCGGAAGGATCGGTAGCGGGTATAGGCGCTGATGATATCGATATGGTCGTACTGCCCGGCGGTTGGGGTGGCACGAACCGTTTGGCAGAAGATGCGAATGTGCAGAACCTTCTAAAAGCAATGGATGCAAAAGGCAAACAGATCGGTGCGATGTGTGCTGCACCTTTTGCTTTGAATGCGGCGGGGGTTCTGAAAGGGAACTACACCTGTTATCCGTCGGTCGAGAATGAGATCCGAAAAGAGGGATATCAAGGAGACAGATATCAGGTGGTCGAAGATGCCAACGTGATGACCTCGCGCGGGCCGGGAACAGCGATATGTTTCGGCCTGGCCATCGTAAAAAAACTGATGGGTGAAGAGAAATACAATGCTGTCAGGGAAGGGACCCTCTCGACCTATTGCGATACAATCGCATAG
- a CDS encoding DUF4080 domain-containing protein, with amino-acid sequence MKKILLTTLNSRYSHTAIALRYLYANMQELQSDTLIEEFTINENVQSIAERILAHQPEIIGISVYIWNATEVHQLIEILKKIAPQSRIVLGGPEAAHIPHRVDFSKADYIVQGEGDVAFYRLCRQIFDGTAPQERIISPVMANLKEIALPYDYYTDSDVANRYIYVEASRGCPFLCEFCLSAIDEKVRNFDIDVLLTEFEKLWQRGARNFKFIDRTFNLNMKFANAILDFFLAKEPPYFVHFEVIPDHFPDSLKARIAQFPAGALQLEVGIQTLDPKIAENINRPLRLEKIKENLSFLENETKAHMHVDLIVGLPGETLEGFGRNLNELSSITSCEIQIGILKHLSGTTMSRHDREFGMIYSDVPPYDILQNDLISFAEIQQMKRFARFWDLVYNSGNFTNTVDLLFKGTGVYEGFRDFSTWLFGETQSTWKISLDRLTQHIFDFLTKIKGLDKTDVITTMLLDITKNKGRKVPLFMRNVQNSTMPKKQPKANKRQIRLLD; translated from the coding sequence ATGAAAAAGATCCTTCTCACCACACTTAACTCCCGCTATAGCCATACCGCGATAGCCCTGCGCTATCTCTATGCCAATATGCAGGAGCTCCAAAGTGACACCCTAATCGAAGAGTTCACCATCAACGAGAACGTCCAGAGCATCGCCGAGCGCATCCTGGCCCATCAGCCCGAGATCATCGGCATCTCCGTCTATATCTGGAACGCCACCGAAGTGCACCAGCTCATCGAGATACTCAAAAAGATCGCACCGCAGAGCCGCATCGTCCTGGGCGGACCGGAGGCGGCCCACATCCCCCACCGTGTCGACTTCTCCAAAGCCGACTACATCGTCCAAGGCGAAGGGGATGTCGCCTTCTACCGACTCTGCCGTCAGATCTTTGACGGCACCGCCCCGCAAGAGCGGATCATTTCTCCTGTCATGGCCAACCTCAAAGAGATTGCCCTCCCCTACGACTACTACACCGACAGCGACGTCGCCAACCGCTACATCTATGTCGAGGCCTCGAGGGGCTGCCCTTTTCTCTGCGAGTTCTGCCTCTCGGCTATCGACGAAAAGGTGCGTAACTTCGATATCGATGTGCTCTTGACAGAGTTCGAGAAGCTCTGGCAGCGCGGGGCACGCAACTTCAAATTCATCGACCGCACCTTCAACCTCAATATGAAGTTCGCCAACGCCATTCTGGACTTTTTCCTGGCCAAGGAGCCACCCTACTTCGTCCACTTCGAGGTGATACCCGACCATTTCCCCGACTCGCTCAAAGCGCGCATCGCACAGTTCCCTGCCGGGGCACTGCAGCTTGAGGTGGGAATCCAGACCCTCGATCCAAAAATCGCCGAGAACATCAACCGCCCGCTCCGGCTCGAGAAGATCAAAGAGAACCTCTCTTTTCTCGAGAACGAGACCAAGGCCCATATGCATGTCGACCTGATCGTCGGCCTTCCGGGAGAGACGCTCGAGGGATTCGGACGCAACCTCAACGAGCTCTCTTCAATCACCTCCTGCGAGATTCAGATCGGCATACTGAAACACCTCTCTGGTACCACCATGTCTCGCCATGACAGGGAGTTCGGTATGATCTACTCCGACGTACCGCCCTACGACATTTTGCAAAACGACCTGATCAGCTTTGCCGAGATCCAGCAGATGAAGCGGTTTGCCCGTTTTTGGGACCTGGTCTACAACAGCGGCAATTTCACCAATACCGTCGACCTTCTTTTTAAAGGAACAGGTGTTTATGAAGGTTTTCGTGACTTTTCCACCTGGCTTTTCGGTGAAACCCAATCTACCTGGAAAATCTCGCTTGATCGCCTGACCCAACACATCTTCGACTTCCTGACAAAAATAAAAGGGCTCGATAAGACCGACGTCATCACGACCATGTTGCTCGACATCACCAAAAACAAGGGGCGAAAAGTGCCGCTCTTTATGCGCAATGTACAAAACAGCACCATGCCGAAAAAGCAGCCCAAAGCGAATAAACGGCAGATTCGACTTTTGGATTAA
- a CDS encoding LTA synthase family protein — MYLTKSNRFNLVFLFIATFIFISFISRTVLLSYSFDHVSLSVIEMLKVYGIGLFYDFVAASYYVIPFVVYLILVPNKIFNSRAHHIISLIIFFGFVYSVVFNAFSEWFFWDEFGKRFNFIAVDYLVYTNEVINNILESYPVPLLLAVVLFLTISLFVFYIKKTHALHSTFKDEKGFMSRLKVGVVLLLLPLIFFNLLTKQSLTAAFSNKFNAELSKNGLYSLFSAFRNNTLDYDEFYRTNDINKVLSSLHRMQTRRDAQFLNDNLNDITRHYTTQGGEKRYNVMLIMIESMSAAYMGTYGNTKNLTPEMDRTIKESLFFNNLYATGTRTVRGMEAVTLSIPPTPGRSIVKRPDNHDLSSVGFVFKEKGYDNKFIYGGHGYFDNMNDFFSHNGFNIVDRNDFTKEEITFANVWGVCDENLFDKAIKEADKSFAQNKPFFSFVMTTSNHRPYTFPQTYMTQTEFKGRDAGVNYSDHAIKKLLEEAAEKPWFDNTLFVIVADHNGGSSGEVDVPLHRYLIPAFVYAPKIIVAQTVSKLSSQIDLMPTVMSLMNWDYEGKFYGNNILADDFIEQAFVGNYQKLGFYRDNRLTVLSPDESVKSLEVEELKLKGVKYKELEENEADINDTITYYQSASYLYKKKLTRYKEAQ, encoded by the coding sequence TTGTACTTAACAAAATCAAATCGTTTTAACCTTGTCTTTCTCTTTATTGCAACCTTTATCTTCATTTCTTTTATCTCGCGTACGGTACTGCTGAGCTACTCATTTGACCATGTCAGCCTCTCTGTTATCGAAATGCTCAAAGTCTACGGCATCGGCCTCTTTTACGACTTTGTCGCCGCATCGTATTACGTCATCCCTTTTGTCGTCTACCTCATCCTGGTACCGAACAAGATCTTCAACTCCAGAGCCCACCATATCATCTCACTCATCATCTTTTTCGGCTTTGTCTACTCGGTCGTCTTTAACGCCTTCAGCGAGTGGTTCTTTTGGGACGAGTTCGGAAAGCGCTTCAACTTTATCGCGGTCGACTATCTGGTCTATACCAACGAGGTGATCAACAATATTCTGGAGTCCTACCCCGTACCGCTCCTTTTAGCGGTCGTTCTCTTTCTTACGATCTCACTCTTTGTCTTTTACATCAAAAAGACCCATGCGCTGCACAGTACGTTCAAGGATGAAAAAGGGTTTATGTCACGTCTGAAAGTGGGCGTTGTTCTGCTCCTGCTGCCTTTGATATTTTTCAATCTTTTGACAAAGCAGAGCCTTACGGCGGCCTTCAGCAACAAGTTCAATGCGGAACTTTCCAAAAACGGGCTCTACTCCCTCTTTTCCGCTTTTCGCAACAATACGCTTGATTATGACGAATTCTACCGCACAAACGATATCAACAAGGTCTTAAGCAGCCTTCACCGTATGCAGACCCGCCGGGATGCGCAATTTCTCAATGATAATCTTAACGATATCACCCGCCACTATACAACGCAGGGCGGGGAGAAACGCTACAACGTCATGCTGATCATGATCGAGAGCATGAGCGCCGCCTATATGGGGACCTACGGCAACACGAAAAACCTCACCCCGGAAATGGACAGAACCATCAAAGAGTCCCTCTTTTTCAACAATCTCTATGCGACAGGAACCCGTACGGTCCGGGGTATGGAGGCTGTCACCCTCTCTATCCCGCCTACCCCGGGCCGCAGCATCGTTAAACGTCCTGACAACCACGACCTCTCTTCTGTCGGTTTTGTCTTCAAAGAGAAGGGGTATGACAACAAGTTCATCTACGGCGGCCACGGCTATTTTGACAACATGAACGACTTCTTTTCGCATAACGGTTTCAACATCGTTGACCGCAATGACTTTACGAAAGAGGAGATTACCTTTGCAAATGTTTGGGGCGTCTGTGATGAGAACCTCTTCGACAAAGCGATTAAAGAGGCCGACAAATCATTCGCGCAGAACAAACCCTTCTTCAGTTTTGTCATGACCACGTCCAACCACCGTCCCTATACTTTTCCGCAGACCTATATGACACAGACCGAATTCAAAGGTCGCGACGCCGGTGTCAACTACAGCGATCACGCGATCAAGAAACTGCTCGAAGAGGCGGCAGAGAAGCCGTGGTTCGACAACACCCTCTTTGTCATCGTTGCCGACCATAACGGCGGAAGCTCCGGCGAGGTGGATGTGCCGCTTCACCGCTACCTCATCCCGGCCTTTGTCTATGCACCGAAGATCATCGTAGCGCAGACCGTCTCGAAGCTCTCATCCCAGATCGACCTGATGCCGACCGTGATGTCGCTGATGAACTGGGATTACGAGGGCAAGTTCTACGGTAACAACATCCTCGCCGATGACTTCATAGAGCAGGCCTTTGTGGGCAACTACCAGAAACTCGGTTTCTACCGTGACAACCGTCTCACCGTCCTCTCGCCCGATGAGAGTGTCAAATCGCTTGAAGTCGAAGAGCTCAAACTCAAGGGGGTCAAATACAAAGAGCTCGAAGAGAATGAAGCCGATATCAACGACACCATCACCTACTACCAGAGTGCCAGCTACCTCTACAAAAAGAAGCTGACCCGCTACAAAGAAGCGCAGTAG
- a CDS encoding TolC family protein, with product MRMISSLLAITLSLYGAALPGEHDLTLDEAIEILKEDNLDIKAAQYELQSTQAKTAQASAMNWGTLDLILNASNSDDAGNVFGFKLTSRQATFGDFGFADFDMTNPDILTVKPEDLNNPGSTNFYQTKLEYTLPIYAGGKISGYTDISRFMEKMQGLEKDKTVNDKIYETRKAFYDMGLLEQAIKNLTTINENIARLENTTHYMIKEGYAKRIDLLEVQAKRSNVERKLHEMKANEDLLYHYLSFLLNREVKQIKVPESEVKASAFSTEEILNRNVDIKKAETGLQIRRRMVDVSHSGYLPMVGLKADVQSSAIDLDNYDMIDNGSYTAGVQLKWNLFSGGSDANKVQEAKVNALKTKTQVELAKKGIALQVDKIRTEIESLDYEIESLSKELELSTEIYKSYEERYREQLASMNDLIIKQSEQIEKVLTLLEVKNKRNERVFALEKLANGEQ from the coding sequence ATGAGGATGATAAGCAGCTTGCTTGCAATAACTCTGTCCCTCTACGGGGCTGCCTTGCCTGGTGAGCATGATCTCACTTTAGATGAGGCGATAGAGATCTTAAAAGAGGACAATCTTGATATCAAGGCAGCGCAGTATGAGCTGCAGAGCACTCAGGCAAAAACGGCGCAGGCCAGTGCTATGAACTGGGGTACGCTTGACCTTATCCTCAACGCCTCCAACTCCGATGATGCCGGCAATGTCTTCGGTTTCAAACTGACATCGCGTCAGGCAACCTTCGGAGATTTCGGGTTTGCTGACTTTGACATGACTAATCCGGACATTTTAACCGTCAAACCTGAAGACCTCAATAACCCCGGCAGTACCAACTTCTATCAGACAAAACTCGAGTACACCCTGCCGATCTATGCCGGCGGCAAGATCAGCGGCTACACCGACATCAGCCGTTTTATGGAGAAGATGCAGGGACTCGAAAAAGACAAAACCGTCAATGACAAGATCTACGAAACACGAAAAGCCTTCTATGATATGGGGCTTCTTGAACAGGCGATCAAAAATCTCACCACCATCAATGAAAACATTGCAAGGCTTGAGAATACCACCCACTATATGATCAAAGAGGGATATGCAAAACGCATCGATCTGCTTGAAGTCCAGGCAAAACGTTCTAACGTCGAACGCAAACTCCATGAGATGAAAGCGAACGAAGATCTGCTCTATCACTATCTGAGCTTTCTGCTCAACCGTGAGGTCAAGCAGATCAAGGTGCCTGAATCCGAGGTCAAAGCAAGTGCTTTTTCCACAGAAGAGATTCTTAATCGTAATGTCGACATCAAGAAAGCGGAGACCGGTCTTCAGATCCGCCGCAGAATGGTCGATGTCTCCCACTCAGGTTATCTTCCTATGGTCGGTCTGAAAGCGGATGTCCAGTCTTCGGCTATCGACCTGGATAATTATGATATGATCGATAACGGTTCATACACGGCAGGCGTTCAGCTCAAATGGAACCTCTTCAGCGGCGGATCGGACGCCAACAAAGTCCAGGAAGCCAAGGTCAACGCACTGAAAACGAAAACGCAGGTCGAACTGGCTAAAAAAGGGATCGCCCTGCAGGTGGACAAGATCCGGACCGAGATAGAATCGCTTGATTATGAGATCGAAAGCCTGAGTAAAGAGCTCGAGCTTTCGACCGAGATCTATAAAAGCTATGAAGAGCGTTACCGTGAACAGCTCGCTTCGATGAACGATCTGATCATCAAGCAGTCAGAACAGATCGAGAAGGTCCTGACCCTGCTTGAAGTCAAGAACAAACGTAATGAGCGTGTATTCGCCCTGGAAAAATTAGCAAACGGAGAGCAATAA